The Nostoc sp. NIES-3756 DNA window GCCAGTAGGTATAAAAACAACATTAAACCTAAAACTAGATAGTTAGCTAGTGCTATCCAAAATTTCTGTATTCCTGTACTTAGTTGCATTGCTGGTGTTGTTGAGATATGTACCTCGTTAGAGTACCCAGCAATACAAAGTAAGTAACTATGATGTAAGAGTTTGTAGTAAGCACTTTAGTGGTGAGAACATTTAGGACTAAAGTCCTTACTACGAACTGATTTAGGCTTCTGGTGGCAAATCTACGCTGTAAACTATATCTCCTGCTAAGTTTCGCAATGATACTGTCATCACTTTGGATGAAGCATCAATTTTGACTGCACCAAAGAATTGCAAACCTTCACTGGGGGGTCTATTTGCCCTTGTACCTGGGGGAAGGCTTTGAAATATCAGTTGTGGCCCGAAGGTGTTTTCTAATTGGTTTGGCCCGAATGTACCAGAGTTAAGAGGCCCGGCGACAAACTCCCAGAAGGGCTTGAAGTCTTGGAACTGGGCTTTGTTAGGATCGTAATAGTGGGCGGCTGCATAATGCACGTCAGCAGTTAGCCACACTACATTTTTGATGTTCCTATGTTTGATAAATCGCAGTAAATCTGCAATTTCTAATTCTCTACCTAAAGCTGGGCCATCCCCGTTAGCCCAAGCTTCAAAGTCAGTGCTACCATCTCGGACTATCAGCCCCAAGGGCATATCACTAGCAATGACTTTCCATGTAGCTTTTGATGTGAGTAATTGTCTTTTGAGCCATTGTACCTGTGTTACACCTAACATTTGTGTTTCTTTGCAGGCTACTGGCTGGCGGTTGGGTGTATTCGGCCCTCGGTAGGTGCGTTCATCTAGCATGAAAATGTCTAGTGAGGGGCCGTAGTTAAAGGAGCGATAAATTCTAGCTTGGTCTGTGTTATTAGTTGTATATGCGATGGGCATATATTCCAAAAAGGCTTGTCTGCCTCTTTGGGCTAATAAGTTAACGTCCTTGACTTGGTAGCGGGTGTCAGTAAGAATTTCACCAGGATACCAATTATTTGTGACTTCGTGGTCATCCCATTGAGCCAACATGGGAACTTCAGCGTTAAAACGCCTCACATTTTCATCTAACAAGTTATAGATGTAATTACCACGAAATTCTTTGATGGTTTCGGCTACTTTTGATTTTTCTTCTGTAGTGATATTACGCCAAATTGTGCCGTTGTCTAATGTGACTTGTGCTTGAATTGGGCCATCGGCATAAATATTATCCCCAGAATGGATGAAAAAGTCAGGCTTGAGTTGACGCATGGTTTCATAAATTTTCATTCCACCAAAATCAGGATTAATTCCCCATCCTTGCCCGGCTGTATCACCACCCCAAACAAATAATATATCTCGTCCTGAGATGGGAGGAGTGCGGAAAGTGCCGTTAACAGGGGCGCTATAAGTGTTGTTGTCACCTAAATCTTGGAAAAGCACCCGATAAAATATTTGTTGGTTGGGTGGGAGATTTCTTAAATTAAGTCTGGCTGTAAAGTCGCTATTTTCTAAGGCACTAGGCCCCAAAATACGTTGCACATTGCTAAAGCTTTCGCTATTTGAATATTCTACAATCATTCTGGCGGGGCGATCGCTCCGGCTCCAAATGACTACACTATTATTTGTAATATCTCCAGTAGCTACGCCATAAGGTATTCCCGGACGCGCTTTATCTGAGGTGATAATTCCTGGGGCTTGGGCAAAAACTTGTGATTTTGCGACTAAATTTGTCGTAATAATACCACCTGCTGTCATCGCTGAACGTAGCAAAAACTGGCGACGATTTAGGCTTAATTGCGGTTGGAATTTCATAATTAATTACTAGGAATCTGAAGCCAAAGTCTTACAGCCTCAGTGTTTAACATTCCTAGTTATTGTTAAAAGTAAAGAAAAAGTTATCTCTGAGTTAATATAATTTTCTTGATATTTAGATACAATTTTTAATATGGAAAATTAGTTTCTCGTTTTTACCTAAAATTAAATTCTATTTAAACTTTAGTTTTGAAAATATTTTAACTTCAATTACTTGGCTACTGATTCCCTTGTTAGTAAATAGCAAAGAAGATGAGCCTTATGAATAGAATTTGCATTCTGCCTTGATAGCAAAAATTTATCAGGAAAAGAGGAGATATGAAATTATTTTCTAAATTAGCGATCGCAACTGCTACCCTAACAATAGGTTTTGCTACTATATCTACACAAACTGTATCTGCGGCAATTGTCAATTACTCTTTTACAGTTGATAGCCCTACTAAGAAAGGGCAAGGCTTTTTTAGTTTCGATAACGAAACTTTTAGTAATGACAGTATTCCTGAAGCTTTAGTTCAGTCACTCACGTTTCAATTTGATGGTGACTCTACCATTTACACAGAACAAGATGACCTTGCTTATCCATTCTTTCCTGTGGTCATTTCTACTACATACTTAACAGGAAAGCCAACTATAGGATTAAGCTACTCCTTCTACGACAAAATTAATCCTTCAGACCCCCTGCTTTACGAAATCGTTGGTAATAATTTTACAATTCTTTCTGGAACTGATAATAATACAGAAATTGGCTTTGGTAGCGTTGCTTATTCCCAAGTACCCGAAGGAGCAAGCTTAAGTGGAGTTATGTTAACTTTCGGTCTGGCTTACCTTTTGAACAAAAAATCAGCATCAAGGAAAAGAGTAAAAATTTAATTTTACTAATAGGTAATGAGTAATTGTTTTGTGCCATTACCCATTACCTATTACCAATTACCATCCCCCACAATATAACAAGTATTGAAGCAGACTTAATATTATTCCTTATTTGCCAATATTTCTATCGAAGCCCCATCAATATCAATTTCTACCTTTGTATCGGCTAAATCTAGATTGTTTATCTCATTTAATTCTCCAGACCGCCAACTATCAGCTATATCCTTAATGAAACTAGCTGTAGGGATAGCAATTAATAAACCTAAAACCCCTCCCAACTTAGCACCTATCAGTAAAGAAATTACTACCCAAACGGGATTTAAACCTGTTAAATTACCCAAAATACGCGGCGCAACAAAGTTAGAATTTACTTGGTCAATAGCAACAGCTACACCCAAAACTTCTACACCTAACCAAAAGTTTTGTAATGCTACCAAAAGACTAACAATAGCAATACCAATCCCCGTACCGAAGGGAAACAGAGAGAATAAACCAATTGCTAAACCAAAAAGTAAAGCCAAAGGCACACGCAGTACAAAAAATGCTGATGT harbors:
- a CDS encoding alkaline phosphatase D family protein encodes the protein MKFQPQLSLNRRQFLLRSAMTAGGIITTNLVAKSQVFAQAPGIITSDKARPGIPYGVATGDITNNSVVIWSRSDRPARMIVEYSNSESFSNVQRILGPSALENSDFTARLNLRNLPPNQQIFYRVLFQDLGDNNTYSAPVNGTFRTPPISGRDILFVWGGDTAGQGWGINPDFGGMKIYETMRQLKPDFFIHSGDNIYADGPIQAQVTLDNGTIWRNITTEEKSKVAETIKEFRGNYIYNLLDENVRRFNAEVPMLAQWDDHEVTNNWYPGEILTDTRYQVKDVNLLAQRGRQAFLEYMPIAYTTNNTDQARIYRSFNYGPSLDIFMLDERTYRGPNTPNRQPVACKETQMLGVTQVQWLKRQLLTSKATWKVIASDMPLGLIVRDGSTDFEAWANGDGPALGRELEIADLLRFIKHRNIKNVVWLTADVHYAAAHYYDPNKAQFQDFKPFWEFVAGPLNSGTFGPNQLENTFGPQLIFQSLPPGTRANRPPSEGLQFFGAVKIDASSKVMTVSLRNLAGDIVYSVDLPPEA
- a CDS encoding PEP-CTERM exosortase interaction domain-containing protein, with the translated sequence MKLFSKLAIATATLTIGFATISTQTVSAAIVNYSFTVDSPTKKGQGFFSFDNETFSNDSIPEALVQSLTFQFDGDSTIYTEQDDLAYPFFPVVISTTYLTGKPTIGLSYSFYDKINPSDPLLYEIVGNNFTILSGTDNNTEIGFGSVAYSQVPEGASLSGVMLTFGLAYLLNKKSASRKRVKI